From Myxococcales bacterium, a single genomic window includes:
- a CDS encoding AAA family ATPase: protein MALIRSAGPRKARSPREIRAAFLDEGTRDVYERSPAEAGDEPSGELEPNDASPSERPARFRWSPDHRIEVLDRDPRAGLLLLERLPTLQGTRARLALRPNTYTIGKQIQAIQRLQDAPMQGHRPLIDLLLPDQEVAWQWVVPAQVDTWRILTDATRAGTAEQRDFVSRALATPDFALLEGPPGSGKTTAICELVLQMVEAGQRVLLVASTHVAVDNVLERMIEHEHTGALVAVRIGDEGSVSDRARPYCLRRRLETEQRALRDFLERQRPGSAAQAMLRDRLRRGRTAIEAMVLDAANLVCGTTIGILQHPDIRGTGGRRPESDGERRPRQGGEPMFDMMILDEASKTTFQEFLVPAVLARRWIIVGDPKQLSPYVEQEEFAVGLEAVLVGEHLRNACVDVFSAQRGRARGATLVVTKDAAAIEAYRRQAEGRGALAVVAEAGATDIALADVVLASPDRVAGVVDDLPLDLRAVRGDAPGAWRARRRSTGEGNLPTWSGEVAWRLVRSYEQRFGGNARTVEALRDDLAALEPVDDDGERLDRFRLGLAGARRVALPSVIELLRFGFEGGERHRATALNRGFLPEVLADRRVLLEFQHRMHPEISLHPRLVVYDDKALQDAPGLAAARAWSYRGHRAVWVHVDGHCGDDNINRAEVDAVMAELSDFVAWAGKSGLRGDGKEWEVAVLSFYRGQERALRERLRKATSQANEYRTFRWKGVPDRPVYGRPFPGPRGRPGAADLREAAPEQLLESQNRLNVALTRARYGLRIFGNRHRLGHSEAPLLKALQTLPSDVHWDGGER, encoded by the coding sequence GTGGCGCTGATTCGATCGGCTGGGCCGCGCAAGGCCCGATCACCTCGAGAGATCCGCGCCGCGTTCCTGGACGAAGGGACGCGCGATGTCTACGAGCGGTCGCCGGCCGAAGCTGGCGACGAGCCCTCTGGCGAGCTTGAGCCCAACGACGCCTCGCCCTCGGAGCGGCCCGCCCGCTTCCGGTGGTCGCCAGATCACCGCATCGAGGTGCTCGACCGCGACCCGCGGGCCGGGCTGCTGTTGCTCGAGCGCCTGCCGACCCTCCAGGGCACCCGCGCCCGACTCGCGCTCCGGCCGAACACCTACACGATCGGCAAGCAGATCCAGGCGATCCAGCGCCTGCAGGACGCCCCGATGCAGGGCCACCGACCGCTCATCGACCTGCTCCTACCCGACCAGGAGGTCGCCTGGCAGTGGGTGGTGCCCGCGCAGGTCGACACCTGGCGGATTCTCACCGATGCCACGCGGGCCGGCACCGCCGAGCAGCGGGACTTCGTCAGCCGCGCGCTGGCCACGCCCGACTTCGCGCTGCTGGAAGGGCCGCCCGGCTCGGGCAAGACCACGGCGATCTGCGAGCTGGTCTTGCAGATGGTCGAGGCGGGCCAGCGCGTCCTCCTGGTCGCATCGACCCATGTCGCCGTCGACAACGTGCTCGAGCGCATGATCGAGCACGAGCACACGGGCGCCCTGGTCGCGGTCCGGATCGGCGACGAGGGCAGCGTGTCGGACCGGGCCAGGCCCTACTGTCTGCGTCGACGCTTGGAGACCGAGCAGCGCGCACTGCGCGACTTCCTCGAGCGCCAGCGCCCCGGCTCCGCAGCGCAGGCCATGCTTCGTGACCGGCTGCGGCGCGGTCGCACCGCGATCGAGGCGATGGTCCTCGATGCTGCCAACCTGGTGTGCGGGACCACCATCGGCATCCTCCAGCACCCGGACATCAGGGGCACCGGCGGCCGGCGGCCGGAGTCGGACGGCGAGCGCCGGCCCCGGCAGGGCGGCGAGCCGATGTTCGACATGATGATCCTCGACGAGGCATCGAAGACCACGTTCCAGGAGTTCCTGGTGCCGGCGGTCCTCGCGCGGCGGTGGATCATCGTCGGTGACCCCAAGCAGTTGTCGCCGTACGTCGAGCAGGAGGAGTTCGCGGTCGGCCTCGAGGCCGTGCTCGTCGGCGAGCATCTGCGCAACGCCTGCGTCGACGTGTTCAGCGCCCAGCGCGGTCGAGCCCGCGGGGCGACGCTGGTGGTGACCAAGGACGCCGCCGCGATCGAGGCCTATCGCCGGCAGGCCGAGGGGCGCGGGGCGCTGGCGGTGGTCGCGGAGGCTGGTGCCACGGACATCGCCCTCGCGGATGTGGTCCTCGCGTCGCCCGACCGGGTCGCTGGGGTGGTCGACGACCTGCCGCTCGACCTCCGCGCGGTGCGCGGTGACGCGCCTGGGGCCTGGCGCGCCCGACGGCGCAGCACAGGCGAGGGCAACCTGCCGACCTGGAGCGGGGAGGTCGCGTGGCGGCTGGTGCGCAGCTACGAGCAGCGCTTCGGCGGCAACGCCAGGACGGTCGAGGCGCTGCGCGACGACCTGGCGGCGCTCGAGCCAGTAGACGACGACGGGGAGCGGCTGGATCGCTTCCGCCTGGGGCTCGCTGGGGCTCGCCGGGTCGCGCTGCCCTCGGTGATCGAACTGCTGCGCTTCGGGTTCGAAGGTGGCGAGCGCCACAGGGCGACCGCACTCAATCGCGGCTTCCTGCCCGAGGTCCTCGCCGACCGCCGAGTCCTGCTCGAGTTCCAGCATCGGATGCACCCCGAGATCTCGCTGCATCCGCGGCTCGTGGTCTACGACGACAAGGCGCTGCAGGACGCGCCCGGATTGGCCGCGGCGAGGGCCTGGAGCTACCGCGGGCACCGCGCCGTCTGGGTGCACGTGGACGGCCACTGCGGCGACGACAACATCAACCGCGCCGAGGTCGACGCGGTGATGGCCGAGTTGAGCGACTTCGTCGCCTGGGCCGGGAAGAGCGGCCTCCGCGGCGATGGCAAGGAATGGGAGGTTGCGGTGCTCAGCTTCTACCGGGGGCAGGAGCGTGCGCTCCGTGAGCGGCTGCGCAAGGCCACCAGCCAGGCCAACGAGTACCGGACCTTCCGCTGGAAGGGCGTCCCAGATCGCCCTGTGTACGGTCGACCGTTTCCAGGGCCACGAGGCCGACCTGGTGCTGCTGACCTTCGCGAAGCAGCACCCGAGCAACTCCTCGAGAGCCAGAACCGCCTGAACGTCGCGCTGACCCGGGCGCGCTACGGGCTGCGGATCTTCGGCAATCGTCATCGGCTCGGTCACAGCGAGGCGCCCTTGCTCAAGGCGCTCCAGACCCTGCCGTCGGACGTCCACTGGGATGGAGGTGAGCGATGA